A genomic region of Deltaproteobacteria bacterium HGW-Deltaproteobacteria-18 contains the following coding sequences:
- a CDS encoding thioesterase encodes MTSTPVQHLYAEDLSHCYGCGKNNAQGLHIQTHFDGEQGVGRFTPRPEHIALPGFVYGGMLASLVD; translated from the coding sequence ATGACCAGCACCCCTGTTCAGCACCTTTACGCCGAAGACTTGAGCCATTGCTACGGTTGCGGAAAAAACAACGCCCAGGGCCTGCATATCCAGACCCACTTTGATGGAGAGCAGGGCGTGGGGCGTTTTACGCCCCGGCCGGAACATATTGCGCTGCCCGGGTTCGTTTATGGCGGCATGCTCGCTTCGCTGGTGGATT